A DNA window from Theobroma cacao cultivar B97-61/B2 chromosome 5, Criollo_cocoa_genome_V2, whole genome shotgun sequence contains the following coding sequences:
- the LOC18599139 gene encoding probable protein kinase At2g41970, whose protein sequence is MFCCGGAEEEPNGPPANQYTAPPRGGNQFGGAGSGRGEPRASNVVKSGAPQKVLPIEIPAMTLDELNRMTGNFGTKALIGEGSYGRVFYAKLSNGQDAAIKKLDTSSSQEPDSDFGAQLSVVSRLKHEHFVELMGYCLEANNRILVYQYATMGSLHDVLHGRKGVQGAEPGPVLTWNQRVKVAYGAAKGLEYLHEKVQPSIVHRDVRSSNVLLFDDFMAKIADFNLTNQSSDTAARLHSTRVLGTFGYHAPEYAMTGQITQKSDVYSFGVVLLELLTGRKPVDHTMPKGQQSLVTWATPRLSEDKVKQCVDPKLSNDYPPKAIAKLAAVAALCVQYEADFRPNMTIVVKAIQPLLNAKPAGAESQA, encoded by the exons ATGTTCTGCTGCGGAGGTGCGGAGGAGGAACCCAACGGCCCACCTGCAAACCAATATACAGCCCCACCTAGAGGAGGAAACCAATTCGGTGGCGCTG GCAGTGGGAGAGGAGAGCCAAGGGCTTCCAATGTGGTTAAAAGTGGGGCTCCTCAGAAAGTCCTACCAATTGAAATTCCAGCTATGACATTGGATGAGTTAAATAGGATGACTGGTAACTTTGGCACAAAGGCTTTGATCGGAGAAGGTTCTTATGGCCGAGTTTTCTATGCAAAGTTAAGTAATGGTCAGGATGCAGCAATAAAGAAGCTGGATACTAGTTCTTCACAAGAACCAGATTCTGATTTTGGAGCACAG TTATCAGTGGTTTCAAGACTTAAACATGAACATTTTGTGGAGTTGATGGGGTATTGTTTGGAAGCAAATAACCGAATCTTGGTATATCAGTACGCGACAATGGGTTCTTTACATGATGTATTACATG GTAGGAAAGGTGTACAAGGAGCTGAACCAGGTCCAGTTCTCACCTGGAACCAAAGAGTAAAAGTTGCCTATGGTGCTGCAAAAGGTCTTGAATATTTGCATGAGAAAGTTCAGCCTTCAATAGTTCATCGTGATGTCAGATCAAGCAATGTTCTTCTTTTTGATGACTTCATGGCCAAAATTGCCGATTTCAACTTGACAAATCAATCTTCTGACACAGCTGCTCGACTGCATTCGACTAGAGTCTTGGGTACATTTGGGTACCATGCCCCAGA GTATGCTATGACAGGGCAGATAACACAGAAAAGTGATGTATACAGTTTCGGTGTTGTTCTTCTAGAGCTGTTGACAGGGAGAAAACCAGTAGACCATACAATGCCCAAAGGACAACAGAGTCTTGTTACTTGG GCAACTCCAAGATTGAGTGAGGACAAGGTTAAGCAATGTGTGGATCCCAAGCTAAGCAATGACTACCCACCAAAGGCAATTGCCAAG CTAGCAGCAGTTGCGGCACTTTGTGTCCAGTATGAGGCAGACTTCCGGCCAAACATGACAATTGTTGTCAAAGCTATTCAGCCTCTTCTTAATGCAAAACCAGCAGGAGCAGAGTCTCAAGCATAG
- the LOC18599138 gene encoding E3 ubiquitin-protein ligase SINAT2 has product MAPGGSACKEVVESHPSVADYDIATAKSESNTTMMKSPVSLLGKHGIHSNNGVYELLECPVCTNLMYPPIHQCPNGHTLCSNCKIRVHNCCPTCCYDLGNIRCLALEKVAESLELPCKYQNLGCHDIFPYYSKLKHEQHCRFRPYNCPYAGSECSVTGDISTLVAHLKDDHKVDMHDGCTFNHRYVKSNPHEVENATWMLTVFNCFGKQFCLHFEAFQFGMAPVYMAFLRFMGDDNEAKKFSYSLEVGANGRRLIWQGIPRSIRDSHRKVRDSQDGLIIQRNLALYFSGGDRQELKLRVTGRIWKEE; this is encoded by the exons ATGGCTCCTGGAGGCAGTGCTTGCAAAGAAGTTGTTGAATCTCATCCCTCTGTAGCAGATTATGACATTGCTACTGCAAAATCCGAGAGTAATACTACAATGATGAAGAGTCCTGTTAGTTTGCTTGGAAAACATGGAATTCATTCAAACAATGGTGTTTATGAACTCCTTGAGTGTCCTGTATGCACAAATTTGATGTACCCACCAATTCACCAG TGCCCAAATGGACATACTCTGTGTTCTAACTGCAAGATTAGAGTGCACAACTGTTGCCCAACATGCTGCTATGATCTTGGAAATATAAGGTGTTTAGCTTTGGAGAAAGTTGCAGAATCCTTGGAACTCCCTTGTAAATACCAGAACCTAGGTTGCCATGATATCTTCCCCTATTACAGCAAGCTCAAGCATGAGCAACACTGTCGGTTTCGTCCCTACAATTGCCCCTATGCTGGGTCTGAGTGCTCTGTTACAGGTGACATCTCAACCCTTGTGGCACATCTCAAGGATGATCATAAGGTTGACATGCATGATGGATGTACCTTCAATCATCGATATGTCAAATCAAATCCACACGAAGTTGAAAATGCCACATGGATGCTTACT GTGTTTAATTGTTTTGGAAAACAGTTCTGCTTGCATTTTGAGGCATTCCAGTTTGGCATGGCACCTGTCTATATGGCCTTTTTACGTTTTATGGGTGATGATAATGAAGCAAAAAAGTTCAGTTATAGTTTGGAAGTTGGTGCCAATGGCCGTAGACTAATATGGCAGGGGATTCCCAGGAGCATCCGGGACAGTCATAGGAAAGTTCGTGACAGCCAGGATGGACTTATTATCCAAAGGAATCTGGCTCTATACTTTTCTGGTGGGGATAGGCAAGAGCTGAAGTTGAGGGTAACTGGCCGTATATGGAAAGAAGAATGA
- the LOC18599140 gene encoding uncharacterized protein LOC18599140 encodes MPGLAQRNEQYSNASFGFWCKHSDDVSYNQLQKFWSELSFQARQELLRIDKQTLFEQARKNMYCSRCNGLLLEGFSQIVMYGKSLLQEGIAANLHYNRSGVSKNQSDGGLSMTNGSQDEIQDPSVHPWGGLTTTRDGSLTLLDCYLCSKSLKGLQNVFDSARARERERELLYPDACGGGGRGWISQGIASYGRGHGTRETCALHTARLSCDTLVDFWSALGEETRQSLLRMKEDDFIERLMYRFDSKRFCRDCRRNVIREFKELKELKRMRREPRCTSWFCVADTAFLYEVSDDTVQADWRQTFADTVGTYHHFEWAVGTGEGKSDIMEFENVGMNGSVQVNGLDLGSLSACYITLRAWKLDGRCSELSVKGHALKGQQCVHCRLVVGDGYVTITRGESIRRFFEHAEEAEEEEDDDSMDKDGNELDGECSRPQKHAKSPELAREFLLDAATVIFKEQVEKAFREGTARQNAHSIFVCLALKLLEERVHVACKEIITLEKQMKLLEEEEKEKREEEERKERKRTKEREKKLRRKERLKGKEREKEKQCAESSITPVAPDVSKEESSPSIEVEENIAISCRDSVSDTGDIIVSRPGSPDIEEQFLDGHSTSSLQNHSFDSPDAEGPKEKDGNGSFTMEQSKFSRRRLKFRKDGPFDPSPKWSDRRRFAAVSESAPVNRSEPRYQIENFEAPSRSINGLNRQLRISSAKPNGRNCGVKYTEKFQCSNGRVDRYDFYSCSCSQHNEYRAKIEPLVSATRVGREPKSVSKSESAVDMSKQVYRGNKYNRQDYMREDCGKLKNKIIAGTNPSGRDSLHSKKVWEPTEAQKKYPRSNSDTDITLRSSTYSEGAGPDNNFVKSSGETCSSEASVNLGEIDHEHSKANKSRNSSIAMDEDCHVEQQDQCSSLNAAYEEVGICSNRNPTLNGISHSMMSSTSNSDNCSSCLSEGDSNTSSSNHGNLESSSTSDSEDASQQSDGRDTSVCHQNGFSEVQVKGMDKKQDVNGGVALGSQALFGNTPDGRGNKVPGNPLTKTAENSDNGKPTAVMGSQHQGMFTSVHNQHIQFPVYQAPSTMGYYHQNPVSWPASPANGLMPFPPNPYLYAGPLGYGLNGNSRLCMPYGTLQHLATPLFNPGPVPVYQPVSKVNGLYSEEQTQIPKPGTTKEAFTEVNTERVVPGRLHPTEQAANGEGRQNDVSAKLHTDNTSFSLFHFGGPVALSTGCKSNPVPLKDEIVGELSSQFSVDHVENGHACNKKETTIEEYNLFAASNGIRFPFF; translated from the exons ATGCCAGGATTAGCGCAAAGAAATGAGCAATATAGTAATGCCTCATTTGGGTTTTGGTGTAAGCATAGCGATGATGTTAGCTACAATCAGCTCCAGAAG TTTTGGAGTGAGCTGTCATTCCAAGCTCGGCAGGAGCTCCTTAGAATTGATAAACAAACCCTCTTTGAGCAAGCTCGCAAGAACATGTACTGCTCCAGATGTAATGGGCTACTGCTTGAAGGTTTTTCGCAGATTGTCATGTATGGAAAATCCTTGCTGCAGGAGGGAATAGCTGCTAACCTTCATTACAACAGGTCAGGAGTCTCAAAAAACCAAAGTGATGGTGGATTGAGTATGACAAATGGGTCGCAAGATGAAATTCAAGATCCATCTGTCCATCCTTGGGGAGGTTTGACCACAACTCGTGATGGGTCACTTACTCTTCTTGACTGCTATTTGTGCTCAAAGTCACTCAAGGGACTCCAAAAT GTGTTTGACAGTGCACGTGCAAGGGAACGGGAGCGTGAATTGCTTTATCCTGATGCTTGTGGTGGGGGAGGTCGGGGTTGGATAAGCCAAGGAATTGCTAGTTATGGCAGAGGACATGGAACAAGAGAAACATGTGCGCTGCACACTGCCAGGCTTTCTTGTGACACCTTGGTGGATTTCTGGTCAGCTCTTGGAGAAGAAACTCGGCAGTCTCTCTTAAGAATGAAGGAGGATGATTTTATTGAGAGGCTTATGTACAG GTTTGACAGCAAGAGATTTTGCAGAGATTGCAGAAGAAATGTTATCCGTGAGTTCAAGGAGCTGAAAGAGCTAAAACGTATGCGTAGAGAACCTCGATGCACTAGTTGGTTTTGTGTTGCAGATACAGCCTTTTTATATGAG GTATCTGATGACACAGTCCAAGCTGATTGGCGCCAAACTTTTGCGGACACTGTTGGAACTTACCACCACTTTGAATGGGCAGTTGGAACTGGGGAAGGAAAATCAGATATTatggaatttgaaaatgttgGCATGAATGGAAGTGTTCAAGTCAATGGCCTGGATCTTGGTAGCTTGAGTGCGTGTTATATCACCCTGAGGGCCTGGAAATTGGATGGCCGCTGCTCTGAGCTTTCTGTAAAAGGCCATGCATTAAAGGGCCAACAATGTGTGCATTGCAGGCTTGTAGTTGGAGATGGTTATGTTACAATCACAAGGGGGGAAAGTATCAGAAGGTTTTTTGAGCATGCTGAAGAGGCTGAGGAAGAGGAG GATGATGATTCCATGGACAAGGATGGAAATGAGCTCGATGGAGAATGCTCCCGTCCCCAAAAACATGCGAAGAGTCCTGAACTTGCTCGAGAGTTTCTTCTTGATGCAGCAActgttatttttaaagaacaG GTTGAAAAGGCTTTTAGGGAAGGAACAGCACGCCAGAACGCACACAGTATCTTTGTTTGTCTTGCACtaaagctgctggaagaacgCGTTCATGTTGCATGCAAGGAAATTATTACATTGGAAAAACAG ATGAAGCTacttgaagaagaagagaaggaaaagCGTGAAGAAGAAGAACGCAAGGAGaggaaaagaacaaaagaacgAGAGAAAAAACTCAGGAGAAAGGAGAGactgaaaggaaaagaaagggagaaagaaaaacaatgtgCTGAGTCAAGTATTACTCCTGTTGCTCCTGACGTCTCGAAGGAAGAATCTTCACCAAGCATTGAGGTTGAAGAAAATATCGCTATTAGTTGCAGAGACTCTGTGAGTGACACAGGTGATATTATTGTCTCTAGACCTGGTTCTCCAGACATTGAAGAACAGTTTTTAGATGGGCATTCCACTTCAAGTTTGCAAAATCACTCTTTTGATAGTCCTGATGCAGAAGGtcccaaagaaaaagatgGGAATGGCTCTTTTACAATGGagcaatcaaaattttctcgTCGGAGATTGAAATTTCGCAAGGATGGTCCTTTTGATCCATCCCCAAAATGGTCTGATCGGCGCCGGTTTGCTGCTGTTTCAGAAAGTGCTCCTGTTAATAGATCCGAGCCAAGATATCAGATTGAAAACTTTGAGGCTCCTTCCAGGAGCATCAACGGATTAAATAGGCAATTAAGGATAAGCAGTGCAAAGCCCAATGGTCGGAATTGTGGTGTTAAGTATACTGAGAAGTTTCAGTGTTCCAACGGCCGGGTTGACAGGTATGACTTCTACTCTTGCAGCTGCAGCCAACACAATGAATACAGAGCCAAGATTGAGCCACTTGTTTCTGCAACTAGAGTAGGTCGAGAGCCCAAATCTGTGAGCAAGTCAGAATCTGCAGTGGATATGTCCAAGCAAGTCTATCGTGGTAACAAGTATAATCGACAAGATTACATGCGTGAAGATTGTGGGAagctgaaaaataaaattattgctGGAACCAATCCTTCCGGTCGAGATTCACTTCATTCCAAGAAAGTTTGGGAGCCCACAGAAGCACAGAAAAAGTACCCCCGGAGCAACTCTGATACAGATATTACTTTGAGGTCATCTACTTACAGTGAAGGAGCTGGACCTGATAATAACTTTGTTAAGTCATCAGGTGAAACGTGCTCTAGTGAAGCAAGTGTAAATTTGGGTGAAATTGATCATGAGCATAGCAAAGCTAACAAATCAAGGAACTCCAGCATTGCAATGGATGAGGACTGTCATGTGGAACAACAGGATCAATGCTCTTCGCTGAATGCTGCGTATGAGGAAGTTGGAATTTGTTCCAATAGAAATCCTACCTTGAATGGAATTTCTCATTCTATGATGAGTAGCACTTCTAATTCTGATAACTGCTCTTCATGCCTTAGTGAAGGAGATAGCAATACCTCCTCTTCAAATCATGGAAACttggaatcttcatcaacatCAGATTCTGAAGATGCCAGCCAACAATCAGATGGGAGAGATACTTCAGTCTGCCATCAAAATGGCTTCTCCGAAGTTCAGGTGAAAGGAATGGATAAAAAACAGGATGTCAATGGAGGGGTTGCTCTGGGGAGCCAGGCATTGTTTGGAAATACACCAGATGGTAGAGGGAACAAAGTTCCTGGAAATCCACTGACAAAAACTGCTGAAAATTCTGACAATGGAAAACCCACTGCTGTTATGGGTTCTCAACATCAAGGCATGTTTACATCAGTGCATAACCAACATATACAATTTCCAGTGTATCAGGCTCCTTCAACCATGGGTTACTACCATCAGAATCCTGTTTCTTGGCCAGCTAGTCCAGCTAATGGATTAATGCCCTTTCCTCCAAATCCCTATCTTTATGCTGGCCCTCTTGGCTATGGTTTAAACGGGAACTCACGTTTATGCATGCCATATGGCACTCTGCAGCATTTAGCAACCCCCCTGTTTAATCCTGGTCCTGTTCCGGTTTATCAGCCAGTTTCAAAGGTCAATGGCTTGTATTCAGAGGAGCAAACTCAGATTCCCAAGCCTGGAACAACAAAAGAAGCTTTCACTGAAGTTAACACAGAGAGGGTTGTTCCTGGCAGGCTGCATCCAACAGAACAAGCAGCAAATGGAGAAGGAAGGCAAAATGATGTCTCTGCCAAATTGCACACAGATAACACTAGCTTTTCCTTGTTCCATTTTGGTGGGCCTGTGGCACTTTCAACAGGATGCAAATCTAATCCTGTCCCTTTGAAAGATGAGATTGTGGGAGAGCTTTCTTCTCAATTTTCAGTAGATCATGTTGAAAATGGTCATGCTTGCAATAAAAAAGAGACTACTATTGAAGAGTACAATTTGTTTGCAGCGAGTAACGGCATAAGGTTTCCGTTCTTCTAA
- the LOC18599141 gene encoding uncharacterized protein LOC18599141 has protein sequence MRSLLLPCSFLHPSPPRLSLPRLQSQPRHINSDSSRHDICHASPPCLSFQSNFSCKSLCSHQSLAGTANASNEGAVSVINIEDFYEKDWSFLDSDYLNSEQVRQNIDRITSAGEIEETSRVLVSIGSEGFVDHLVESSPSQLLLVVHDSILILAGIKEKYDEVKCWQGELIGVPEKWSPLDVVFLYFLPALPFKLDQIFTLLAKRCSPGARLVISHPQGRAVLQQQGKQFPDVIVANLPDKTTLQRVAADHSFEMTEFEDEPGFYLAVLKFIKANNEV, from the exons ATGAGATCACTCCTATTACCTTGCTCTTTCCTCCATCCCTCTCCTCCTCGCCTGTCCCTTCCTAGACTTCAATCACAGCCTCGACATATTAACAGTGACAGTTCCCGtcatgatatatgccatgccTCTCCTCCTTGTCTTTCATTTCAATCCAACTTTTCATGTAAGTCACTATGCAGTCATCAGTCATTAGCTGGAACTGCAAACGCTTCAAATGAGGGGGCAGTTTCAGTTATCAATATTGaagatttttatgaaaaagattGGTCGTTTCTTGATTCAGATTATTTAAATTCTGAACAAGTTAGGCAAAATATTGACCGCATTACATCTGCGGGGGAGATTGAGGAGACTTCTAGAGTACTAGTCTCAATTGGTTCTGAAGGATTTGTGGATCATTTGGTTGAATCATCACCGAGCCAATTGTTGCTTGTAGTCCATGATTCTATTCTTATCTTAGCcggaattaaagaaaaatatgatgaGGTTAAGTGTTGGCAAGGAGAATTGATAGGTGTGCCAGAGAAATGGTCACCACTGGACGTTgtatttctctattttctgCCTGCTTTGCCGTTCAAACTTGACCAGATTTTCACATTGCTGGCAAAACGTTGTTCACCAG GTGCAAGACTGGTAATTAGCCATCCCCAAGGTAGAGCAGTGCTACAGCAGCAAGGGAAACAGTTCCCTGACGTTATAGTTGCAAACTTGCCCGATAAAACGACTTTACAGAGAGTTGCAGCTGACCATTCCTTTGAGATGACTGAATTTGAAGATGAGCCTGGATTTTATCTGGCTGTTTTGAAGTTTATTAAGGCAAACAATGAAGTTTAG